aatcttcaataatgtttcaactggacaattgctttgtctttagaaatgaaagggaacgCAGCTCTCTCTCACGGCCACGCACATGatttagctcatggcattctgccagacacctggttcaaacagctcttctttgctcccccttcacagtagaagcctgaaacaaggttctaaagaatgttgacatctagtggaagccgtaggaagtgcaatatgaccccatagacactgtatattggataggcaaacacttgaaaacctacaaacctcagatttcccacttcctggttggattttttctcagcttgccatatgagttctgttatactcacagacataattcaaacagttttagaaacttcagagtgttttctatccaaatctactaattgtatgcatattctagcttttgggcctgaatagcaggcagtttactctgggcaccttattcatccaagctactcaatactgtcccCCAGTCCCAAATAAGTTTTAAGGGCACTCAAAACAGTTCAGTTCTCTAATGGTTTGGTTGCTGAGCTCCTATGATACAGTACTGACAATCGATGTGAGTAAAGATGGACTGAGGACTCTGCAGCTCCCACCAGGGGACAACAGAATCAGTCTGGAACTCAGTGTCTCAGCAGACTACAAGACCACAGTCTCTCTCATACATATCCTATGCCCAAACAAGGATTATCTACAGTATAACACAAACTCAGACTCGTGCATGgatacacagcacacacacacacacatacccacagtAACTCACCGATATCTACAGCATGAATAACTTAGCATCTATTCACTAATCAATCAACATGACAGATACATTATTAGGGCCGAGGAATTAGAGATctaataacacacacaacacactctttGCATTAGCGTAATATTGCAAGATTTCATTTTGTTCCCAGTCAGACTAATAAAAAGCTGACCTAAGATTGGCTCTGTAAATGTAATGAAAGAGATTTAATCAACCTGTAGTTCTGTGAAAACACAATTATCcataaactcactcactcactcactcatagaGCAGACCCCCTGTCACTGGCCACACACTCTCACCCTCAGAGCTGAAATAATCTCTTCTATGTGAAAGCCTAGTAACTATATCCATCCACCATTTCCCCGTTATTCTCACACACACCAATCCCCATAATTACATCCACAAGATCATCACTCAACTCAAAGGACCTCAGGCGTGAACATAGTTTACCATCTGGCCTATAAAATCTACCAATCAAAACTACAAATGACATAAGAccgatagagagcgagagagtgagtaAGATAaaaagacggacagagagagggagagggagcaagatTCTAGAGTGATTATTCCTTCTCCTATGGCCCCCTCTTTTGGCAAGAGCTTAGAGTTGAAACTGAACGCCACTACATAGGCTTATGTGTACAGTAGaggccaaaagttttgaggatgacacaaatattcattttcacaaagtctgctgcctcagtttgtatgatggcaatttgcatatactccagaatgttatgaagagtgatcagatgaattgcaattaattgcaaagtccgtctttgccatgcaaatgacctGAATCCCAAAaaatatttccactgcatttcagccctgccacaaaaggaccagctgacatcatgtcagtgattctctcgttaacacaggtgtgagtgttgacgaggagaaggctggagatcactctgtcatgctgactgagttcaaataacagactggaagcttcaaaaggagggtggtgcttggaatcattgttcttcctctgtcaaccatggttacctgcaaggaaacacgtgccgtcatcattgctttgacTATTTGCAAAAGGGCTACACAAGCAAGAGTactgctgccagtaagattgcacctaaaatcaaccatttatcagatcatcaagaacttcaaggagtgcggttcaattgttgtgaagaaggattCAGGGCGCCCAGGacagtccagcaagcaccaggaccatctcctaaagttgattcagctgcgggatcggggcaccaccagtacagagcttgctcaggaatggcagcaggcaggtgtgagtgcatatgcacgcacagtgaggtgaagtctattggaggatggcctggtgtcaagaagggcagcaaagaagccagtaaaaacatcagggacagactgatattctgcaaagggtacagggattggactgctgaggactggggtaaagacattttctctgatgaatcccctttccaattgcTTGAGGCattcggaaaaaagcttgtccggagaagacaaggtgagcgagcgctaccatcagtcccatgtcatgccaacagtaaagcatcatgagaccattcatgtgtggggttgcttctcagccaagggagtgggctcactcacaattttgcctaagaacacagccatgagtAAAGactggtaccaacacatcctccgagagcaacttctcccaaccatccaggaacagtttggtgacgaacaatgccttttccagcatgatggagcaccttgccataaggcaaaagtgataactaagtagctcggggaacaaaacatcgatattttgggtccaaggccaggaaactccccagaccttaatcccattgagagcttgtagtcaatcctcaagaggcgggtggacaaacaaaaacccacagattctgacaaactccaagcattgattatgcaggaAAGacctgccatcagtcaggatgtggcccagaagttaattgacagcatgccagggcagattgcagaggtcttgaaaaagaagggtcaacactgcaactattgactctttgcatcaacgtcatgtaattgtcaataaaagcctttgacacttatgaaatgcttgtaattatacttcagtattccatagtaacatctgacaaaaatatctagacactgaagcagcaaactttgtgaaaattctcaaaacttttggccacgactgtactataATTGTGTGTTCATTTTTCAAATTTGATGAGTGGTCAAGTTAAGTACATGCATTAAATTGATTTACCTAGCAATAGAATATATTTTTCCCAGCAATAGACCAATTTGCCTGTGAGGTGTTTTTTTGGTGTTGGGACCTAATTTAGTGTTGTTTAGCACTAGctgtaataataatacatacataATACAATTCAAATAGGGCTATTTGCCTGACGTGTTTATGGTTTGGTTGGCTTACCTGTGAAGTGGCGCTGTTTGGTGCTGACGCGGTTGGTGTGCTGGATGTTGCAGCAGAGATGGAGCATAGCCAGCATGGTAATGATCATCACTACACTCTGGAGGAGCAGAGTCAGTTCAAACTGCTTCCCCATCCTGTAGGTAGACAACATTACAGTGGTTAATCAAATGACAATGTCAGCGCAGACAATGCTTCTCACTTCCTCTAACCACTGCTCTATCCGTGTTTCAAGGAAACAAAACAACCCTGCACTGGTGTATGCTCACAAGTGAATTGCTTCATTAGGTCACCATGTGAGCATACTGTACAATCATTTATAGGTTTCTTCTGTTTACTTTGAACTGTTTTCTCTACACAGCACCTGGCAGTTTCACTGGATGTGTACACTGTGCATATACCCACTGTAATCTGGCCCAAGTGAACCCTCTCTATCCTGGCCTCACCAGAAGATGCGTAGGATGTTGGCGATGAGCAGAAGCAGACAGACGCGGGTGGAGAATCCCTCAGTGATGCTGCTCCTCTGGATCTCCTGGTACTGAGGAAGGTAGGGCAGGGTCCCTCCAAACACCATTACACAGGAGGCCAGCCACGATAGCAGGGTCCACGAGCCCTCCATGTCCTCCTCCAGGATGCCCACCTCAATGTCCATCTCTAGCTAGGGCCTCGCAGATGGCAGCCTGGTCTCACAGTCACGCCCAGGACCGTGGAGTGGACAAACAGACACTTCTGATCATGACTGGAAGCATAGAAAACAAATAACGAACTCTAACTGCCGCTCCCTCTCTCATGCTTTGTTAGAGAACTCACCGTCATACTTACAAAACTAAAGATATCAACACATGCAATACTAAAACTAACTATCAGTTATCACTGTAACGCAACAACAATTCGTAAAGCATGAGTCACCTTGCCACCCACGCCCATTTTATCACACCCCTATCTGAATTAAGGATATCCAAAATAGCCCTCCAGTAATATGCCAATGCTTCAAACCTGCAAGAGACCCCAAGGTTTTCTTCTTAGTAACTTAGCTCTACCATAACCCATAAGACAGACCCTCTCACACACTTACAAAAtatggtctctgtctctctttactgTAATTCAAAATTGATGCAAAAGATTCTAGAGCTTTGAGAATGCAAATCGTTTTGGAACTGTCTGTGAGCTGTTACCAGACATGCATTTAGAGTGGGCCAACTTTTAGAATTGTGAATATTGTTCCAATTCTTTCTGTTACAGAGCATTATTTAAATATTCCCCCTGCAATGTTAATGGGGGGGCTGCAACTGCTGCCATaaaatgttgtagtgtcatgtaagtGCACCATAATGCTCATTCTAGACTTTATATACCCATTGTAATGTTAATGATGGCTAACAAGGCTGCCATAAAATGTTGTAGTTTCAAACAAATGCATCAGAATGCAGAAACTGCAATGGCCCAACTTTCTGAATACATTGCTCTGGCGTATTTTATTCTAGCCTATGTGAACATTACTACTATACATACCACTACACTAAAGTTCTTGCCTTTTTCCATGGAGGGTAGGAAAATTCAGGAAGGAATGCTCTTTCTCTTACTAGTCTCCACTCTACTCCGTTACATAAAATGCAACACGTGGGATTAATATTTGCAGAAGCTTTGCCAAATATTGAGTGCTTCTAAATATAGTCCATACAGAACTGCCAGTATTTACATTGGGGGAAACATTCTTATTTTTCCAGTTTTCCCTCTCTTTGGCCCGATCTCAAAAATGACTCTTTAGCGGTACAGTAAAACAGAGGCCCACTTTTCCCCCCTAGACAGCCAGGGTAAGAATATTGAAACAACAACATGTAACACTGCTCCTTCTGTAAAAAGAGCTCTTTAGGGTGTGCTGAATAAAATATGTCCTTCGTGCTTTACCAGTGAGGCACTTCAACACTGTACACACCCATAGGAGTTACTTCAGGGCATTGTTTCCTGTGTGGAAACTGGAAGGTTGGTATGCAAGACACTAtgaacagagtgtgtgtgtgtgtgtgtgttttgaaggaATTTGTGTAGTCAGCTGAAGGCTGTCAATTCAAAATTGTTTTACAAGTAAAATAACTTGACCAAGAAGTATTTTCAAAACAATGTTGCTGTGACTGCTAATATATAAAAGTGTTGGGTAAACTTAAGGCTGTTGAAATTTTCAAGCACTACAGACCACAGGCTCATATTGGAGGAATGTTCACAGTTGGCGTAGTAACACTTCATCAATAAACAGAGATACTTAATTACCTTGACATATTTTTTACTCTGCATAACTCAGCTCTAATTGTCATTCAGGATGACACAGTGTCTACCACCACGGGATTCCTCTCAATTAAACTTTTAGTAGGAGGACAGTAGGCAGTAAAGAAAGACAAAACTGGGAATGCAGAAAGAGTGGGTGACATTTCACAGGAAATAGACACTTTGGTGACATTCAAAGTCTGCAAGTGAACATACACGTGTTGTCATTTCTAGTATATAATAGTTCATTAGACTGCATAGAGCAGCATGTGAAATGTGACAGTTAAAGAACCCTGGCCTAGAGTGTCCTTTGAAAAACATTCCATCACATTAAAACTAAAGGTCACTAGAAgttaaacgtttttttttaaaactttttcagCTGAACATTAAGCTACAGTGAATAACTTGGATATCCTATCCAATAATACCCAACAGAAAATGTTCTCTTGTTTTCTTCACAATATGCTTTTTGGCTAAAGAGTTTAGGTGGGCTGTCATTCAATATCTGTATTATACTAGGCTAACTGTATTTGGATGATGTGGggaaaacagaagaaaaaaaacacttatGTAAACAAAGCATGAAAGGGTTGGGCTACAACATGCCCCAACATAGAATAGGTTATTTTAACTATGTCTAGTTGCGTGAAAAAGTTGAACTACTCCAAAATCAAAATCGGTACTTTTTGTTGGTTGTATATAAAGTAAAGAACCCAGATTGTGTATTGAGAAGTAAAGAACTTCTCCCAGCAATGGATCCCCCCATCTAAGAATAGTATCTCAATTTAAATCCCTTTGGTAaccaaacgaggctacaaagaaaactaatgggactgtagcgactgtgttgacttcaaaatcaggggtgtgaactacgtttctaatcaagcgttgatcgacatggtaatggctctatagtattggagataAGTTGAAAAAAAtggaccctccgttacatcgtgacgtgtcatagcgtacagcacgcataaagcaactttctgtcttacaatctctctccaccaggtgtagcacttctctcatcgtttaaaaacaagaaCTGGACAGTGACGGtgtaaggggggatacctagtcattttttgcgtcatcattgcatgcgatcatcattctcaaagccgctgtttacttctaagatcactttagcaccgccctaaaaaccagattcaaattcgacacaaagcttcaaataggtatgtaatgacacattatataaactctttatagtgttttatttacattttagaggcgataaggtgataagttggacagatcgagtgaaaaaaagcaattttcccacacaacatctcaccttctcactatcacgcattagtttcgcttccccacccgccacttttaaaaagacccgacgggttcattgcctgcttgaattatgcagaaacgggcagcgtttaggtcacTGTCTTTTTTTGCacactttgtacaaaataataaaatgcagtactacaggatatttcttaacgtagctctttattagctagctataactggcaTGTTCACGTATCGCCAACCAGGATCAAACATGACCT
This window of the Oncorhynchus clarkii lewisi isolate Uvic-CL-2024 chromosome 1, UVic_Ocla_1.0, whole genome shotgun sequence genome carries:
- the LOC139392705 gene encoding solute carrier family 66 member 2-like; the protein is MDIEVGILEEDMEGSWTLLSWLASCVMVFGGTLPYLPQYQEIQRSSITEGFSTRVCLLLLIANILRIFWMGKQFELTLLLQSVVMIITMLAMLHLCCNIQHTNRVSTKQRHFTDLDLCYFWSWNAFEDYLLFCFAFMVLCAFLPLLLLDSVLFVEGLGSLAMLFDAIMGVPQLLQNFHTHSTRGMRGVTHP